A window of Mucilaginibacter paludis DSM 18603 contains these coding sequences:
- a CDS encoding GDSL-type esterase/lipase family protein, producing the protein MRGFKYLFLIGFCLLTATTLMAQVVKIDSNYTNGHYLERMEFFNAMPHHRHEIVFLGNSITEHGEWQELVPGKPVLNRGIGGDNTFGVLARVGEIAAAHPDKIFLLIGINDLFRKLPYEVTIHNYQRIIQKAKQASPKTKLYIQSILPINEDMTKEPYTKGRNVLVPELNRRIKALALEQGLVYIDLHPLFEDVEGKLKRELTIDGIHLKASAYITWVDYLKSKNYL; encoded by the coding sequence ATGAGAGGCTTTAAATACTTGTTTTTGATTGGGTTTTGCCTTCTGACTGCAACCACGCTAATGGCCCAGGTTGTAAAAATTGACAGCAACTATACCAATGGCCACTACCTGGAACGGATGGAGTTTTTTAATGCCATGCCGCACCACAGGCACGAAATTGTTTTTTTAGGCAACAGCATAACCGAACATGGCGAATGGCAGGAGCTGGTACCCGGCAAACCGGTGCTTAACCGGGGCATTGGGGGCGATAATACTTTTGGCGTACTGGCCCGCGTAGGCGAGATAGCAGCGGCCCATCCTGACAAGATCTTTCTGCTGATCGGTATTAACGATCTGTTCAGGAAACTGCCTTATGAGGTAACTATCCACAACTATCAACGCATTATTCAAAAAGCTAAACAGGCATCGCCCAAAACAAAATTATATATCCAGAGCATTTTGCCTATTAACGAGGACATGACAAAGGAACCCTACACCAAAGGACGTAATGTGCTGGTGCCCGAACTGAACCGCCGCATTAAGGCATTGGCTTTGGAACAAGGGCTTGTTTACATCGATTTACATCCCTTGTTTGAAGATGTTGAAGGTAAACTTAAACGGGAGCTTACTATCGATGGCATTCACCTGAAAGCCAGTGCATACATTACCTGGGTAGACTATTTAAAAAGCAAGAATTATTTATGA